One Natrinema halophilum genomic window carries:
- a CDS encoding fibronectin type III domain-containing protein — protein sequence MTLTFTTDIPDAAGLLLDATVQSELTATWDDNLNNGEFRLEWKEEDPDTTTTYSDANSATVGHDILSYTITGLLDGEKYSVRLRCQTSYKTGSWLEAADITKLTAADQPSVSSSTDTSVGLSWTINSNFEGSQQIYRRRTDYNYNDNGRLIATLSTTAASYIDSTPQPDREYEYEVRALTQWVHADSPATTVSTTDSLGLEDRAVPPTEWYAEIAHPDDPTLTPRILDDPVRRPTVNGFPRIELPVPQDETWHATAFDDAPLSVWHDGDREPVDTLEHRRLRPDRTVLEGRGGTQLDQRVIEDVDTQKTHLFVEDLLTTHTDYSVNVDTPQSETEQRSIQEADTDVEHQQAFVSIPSDQPLEFTSDGYYAPTQTGWFVEAENAAGNVQGTVSSSDYSGGTAAGVFGDADEFQLTIENDHTIPAGNLQILFRRDTRNVSNHHGLDLILDGTTIESLSAGVLAEQLAWYSIAVNTEISPGTHTFTVAATGGGEDFEIDAVAAYDNRFGHSEPSSVNADGYLDGPELYPDIARLEMEPIETPLGISEVTLEVVTADDGTVSELAIGEEGTTTWNTATDVSSHTYSYSSLATTARGRIGVGRQGSRSDAAPATGFDRERVDSLTMTAQLDDTPVLTDRSFDGRLIDVLREVADIGNFVFEVRETSSGTTFEWTQIDQRSTNVDPDLADYDIDRQTEDVVEKAVIYGGAQRITRQSVTVTVGSWVDLPFPDSRLVEGRETIYDGSTEYERGTDYEIRYATSDGNPELKALSGGSISDGATVSVDADVKPRGQYTAGGAGASPKTIIKDIPGLASKQMCDQVALYLVEETGDALIEADVTVPHDSVEWSVIEAIDPAQLPTDGPMQVREIESNASQTTLRLASRQSVGEAVQDIRQRTQRNSERV from the coding sequence ATGACACTCACATTCACCACTGACATCCCCGATGCTGCCGGCCTCCTCCTGGATGCGACTGTCCAGAGTGAGCTGACTGCAACATGGGATGATAACCTCAACAACGGAGAGTTTCGGCTCGAGTGGAAAGAAGAGGACCCGGACACGACGACTACCTATTCGGACGCGAACAGCGCGACTGTCGGCCACGATATCCTGTCGTACACTATCACCGGCCTCCTGGACGGAGAAAAATACTCCGTTCGTCTCCGTTGCCAGACCAGTTACAAGACCGGATCGTGGCTCGAAGCTGCCGACATCACGAAGCTAACTGCTGCCGACCAGCCATCGGTCTCGAGTTCGACGGACACCTCTGTCGGTTTGAGTTGGACAATCAACTCCAACTTCGAGGGATCACAGCAGATCTACCGGCGGCGTACGGACTACAACTACAACGATAATGGCCGACTCATCGCGACCCTCTCGACGACTGCGGCCTCCTATATTGATTCGACCCCCCAACCCGACCGCGAGTACGAGTACGAAGTCCGTGCGCTCACACAGTGGGTCCATGCCGATAGCCCGGCGACGACGGTCTCGACGACTGATTCGCTCGGTCTCGAGGATCGTGCCGTCCCACCGACGGAATGGTACGCGGAGATTGCCCATCCAGACGACCCAACGCTGACGCCACGGATCCTCGACGATCCTGTTCGGCGGCCAACGGTCAACGGCTTCCCGCGCATCGAACTCCCGGTCCCGCAGGACGAGACATGGCACGCAACCGCGTTCGACGATGCGCCACTCTCGGTTTGGCATGACGGCGATCGCGAACCGGTCGACACGCTGGAGCACCGGCGCCTCCGGCCCGATCGGACCGTCCTCGAGGGCCGCGGTGGCACGCAGCTCGACCAGCGAGTGATCGAAGACGTCGACACCCAGAAGACGCACCTATTCGTCGAGGATTTGCTTACGACGCACACCGACTATTCTGTCAACGTCGATACTCCCCAGAGCGAGACTGAGCAGCGGTCGATTCAGGAGGCCGATACGGACGTCGAGCATCAGCAAGCGTTTGTCTCAATCCCCAGCGACCAGCCGCTCGAGTTTACGAGCGACGGCTACTACGCACCGACGCAGACCGGCTGGTTCGTCGAGGCCGAGAACGCGGCTGGGAACGTCCAGGGGACGGTCTCGAGTTCGGACTACAGCGGTGGCACAGCGGCCGGTGTCTTCGGGGACGCTGACGAGTTCCAGCTGACTATCGAGAACGACCATACCATCCCGGCGGGCAACCTCCAGATTCTCTTTCGACGGGATACCCGGAACGTATCAAACCACCACGGCCTCGATCTCATCCTCGATGGGACAACGATCGAGTCGTTGAGTGCTGGCGTTTTGGCCGAGCAACTGGCCTGGTACTCGATCGCCGTCAACACCGAGATCTCGCCCGGCACCCACACGTTCACGGTCGCAGCGACCGGCGGTGGCGAGGACTTCGAGATCGACGCGGTGGCAGCGTACGACAACCGCTTCGGGCACTCCGAGCCCAGCAGCGTCAACGCAGACGGCTATCTCGATGGCCCCGAACTCTACCCGGATATCGCCCGCCTCGAGATGGAGCCGATCGAGACGCCGCTCGGGATCTCCGAGGTCACCCTCGAGGTCGTGACTGCCGACGATGGGACCGTCTCCGAGCTCGCAATCGGCGAGGAGGGCACGACGACCTGGAACACTGCCACCGATGTGAGCAGTCACACTTACTCCTACTCGAGCCTCGCGACGACGGCCCGCGGCCGGATCGGCGTCGGCCGCCAGGGATCGCGAAGTGATGCCGCTCCGGCGACGGGCTTCGACCGCGAGAGGGTTGACTCGCTGACGATGACGGCGCAACTCGACGATACGCCAGTGCTCACTGATCGGTCGTTCGACGGCCGGTTAATCGACGTCCTCCGCGAGGTCGCCGACATCGGCAACTTCGTTTTCGAGGTCCGCGAGACGAGCAGCGGGACGACATTCGAGTGGACGCAGATCGACCAGCGCTCGACCAACGTCGATCCCGACCTCGCAGACTACGATATCGACCGTCAAACCGAGGACGTCGTCGAGAAAGCAGTCATCTACGGCGGCGCCCAGCGGATCACGCGCCAGTCGGTGACCGTCACGGTCGGCTCGTGGGTCGACCTGCCGTTCCCCGATTCGCGACTCGTCGAGGGCCGCGAGACCATCTACGACGGCAGCACGGAGTACGAGCGCGGTACCGACTACGAGATTCGGTATGCGACCAGCGACGGTAATCCGGAGCTCAAGGCGCTATCGGGTGGTTCAATCTCCGATGGAGCGACGGTCTCGGTCGACGCCGACGTCAAACCCCGTGGTCAGTACACGGCCGGCGGCGCAGGGGCAAGTCCAAAGACGATCATCAAGGACATCCCCGGCCTGGCCTCGAAGCAGATGTGTGACCAGGTAGCGCTCTATCTCGTTGAGGAGACCGGCGATGCCTTGATCGAGGCCGACGTGACGGTCCCCCACGACAGCGTCGAGTGGTCGGTGATCGAGGCAATCGACCCCGCGCAGTTGCCGACCGACGGGCCGATGCAGGTCCGCGAGATTGAGAGCAACGCCAGTCAGACGACGCTGCGCCTGGCCTCGAGGCAGTCGGTCGGCGAGGCCGTTCAGGACATCAGGCAGCGAACGCAGCGGAATAGCGAGCGGGTGTGA
- a CDS encoding fibronectin type III domain-containing protein, translating to MPSQTFTSDGTWTVPSDVEIVTLYLSGEAGKGGVGGFDPGAGGSGGYVEGELAVTPGETLDVNIGEGRSVGGAASNYSGGDGGGSVDVRQGGSTASDRVAVPAGGGGGGASDSEAAPDGGAGGALQGADGGTKSQVGQATGGTQSSGGTGAGGGSDGSLVSGGDGGSSGNAGGGGGGGGYYGGGGGEGGSNYGGGGAGGSNYVDALATVTANDRGGSAKSFGSGEVTIAYSTPPSGLSASTVRYRSVDLTWDSVSGADEYRVYRDGSQVGTTTSTSFTDTGLAPTTGYTWEVTSVTDGVESSPSDPASATTGGSAPTDVSVSVVDDDITVTWTDTNGDEDGYEVHRSQSSPVDTSGTPVTTTSANVESFSDTALLDGERYYYRVVAVRNGERGDDSAELDGLTDLPRPTNLTVDSVSGRTATLSWTDPSDNASGYRILVRTPTERNFSQTGSDVAPVSEGETASATTGDLLDGQKYAVTVETFTSDASNRYAEIDVEAGTTLTVNSGETKDVLSPFAVKGTVSNSGTVENS from the coding sequence ATGCCATCACAGACGTTCACGTCGGACGGGACATGGACTGTCCCCTCAGATGTTGAAATTGTCACGCTCTACCTTTCTGGAGAGGCGGGCAAAGGTGGTGTTGGTGGGTTTGATCCCGGCGCTGGCGGCAGCGGAGGATACGTCGAGGGCGAACTGGCCGTCACGCCGGGCGAAACGCTCGACGTGAACATCGGAGAGGGCCGTTCGGTCGGCGGCGCTGCCTCCAACTACAGCGGGGGAGATGGCGGCGGAAGCGTCGATGTGAGGCAAGGTGGGTCAACAGCATCAGATCGGGTTGCCGTCCCAGCTGGCGGTGGGGGCGGCGGTGCATCCGATAGTGAAGCTGCCCCCGATGGCGGCGCCGGCGGGGCCCTGCAAGGCGCCGACGGGGGGACGAAGTCCCAGGTTGGCCAGGCGACTGGTGGGACACAGTCGAGTGGCGGCACGGGAGCCGGAGGTGGCTCAGACGGCAGTCTGGTGTCTGGGGGCGACGGCGGGAGCAGTGGCAATGCAGGTGGCGGCGGTGGTGGTGGCGGATACTACGGCGGTGGTGGTGGCGAAGGTGGCAGCAACTACGGCGGTGGCGGCGCCGGTGGGAGTAACTATGTCGACGCCCTCGCGACCGTCACGGCGAACGACCGCGGGGGGAGTGCGAAGTCATTTGGCAGCGGAGAAGTGACGATCGCCTACTCCACTCCGCCCAGCGGTCTGTCTGCATCCACGGTACGATACCGCTCTGTGGACCTCACGTGGGACTCTGTCAGCGGAGCTGACGAATACCGCGTCTACCGTGACGGAAGTCAGGTGGGGACCACAACGTCGACGTCGTTCACTGATACGGGACTCGCTCCCACGACAGGTTACACGTGGGAGGTGACGTCGGTGACCGACGGCGTCGAGAGCAGCCCATCCGACCCAGCGAGTGCAACGACCGGCGGGTCGGCGCCGACCGACGTGTCCGTCTCCGTCGTGGATGACGATATTACAGTTACGTGGACGGACACAAACGGCGATGAAGACGGCTACGAAGTACACCGGTCGCAGTCATCGCCCGTTGACACGTCCGGGACGCCGGTCACGACAACGAGCGCGAACGTAGAGTCGTTTTCGGACACTGCGCTGCTCGATGGTGAGCGGTACTACTACCGGGTCGTCGCTGTCCGCAACGGAGAGCGAGGTGACGACTCGGCTGAATTGGATGGTCTCACGGATCTGCCACGGCCGACCAACCTCACTGTTGACAGCGTCAGTGGTCGGACGGCAACGCTGTCATGGACGGATCCAAGCGACAACGCGAGCGGGTACCGGATACTGGTCCGGACCCCGACCGAGCGGAACTTTTCGCAGACCGGCAGCGATGTCGCACCGGTCTCAGAAGGCGAGACCGCGTCGGCGACGACGGGCGACCTACTTGACGGTCAAAAATACGCCGTCACCGTCGAGACGTTTACCAGTGATGCGTCGAACCGGTATGCCGAGATCGACGTCGAGGCAGGGACGACGTTGACGGTCAACAGCGGCGAGACGAAAGACGTGCTCTCTCCGTTCGCGGTGAAAGGGACGGTATCGAACAGCGGAACGGTCGAAAACTCATAA